A window of Candidatus Cloacimonadota bacterium contains these coding sequences:
- a CDS encoding Rrf2 family transcriptional regulator, giving the protein MRLSKKSEYALLALVSLAKNYDSQILTISNLAETNNIPQKFLEQILILLKQSGFVRSVRGPSGGYKLSKEPSKISTAEVIRSIDGPLAPVVSVSLHFYEESPIERCPKLKSLLKEIRDYASAKLENTTLKDLV; this is encoded by the coding sequence ATGCGACTTTCTAAAAAAAGTGAGTATGCACTTCTTGCATTGGTGAGTTTAGCGAAGAATTATGATAGTCAGATTCTGACAATTAGCAATCTTGCTGAAACAAATAATATACCTCAAAAATTTCTGGAACAAATTCTGATACTTCTTAAACAATCAGGTTTTGTAAGGAGTGTGCGGGGACCGAGTGGGGGTTATAAACTTTCAAAAGAACCATCAAAGATATCCACAGCGGAAGTCATCAGAAGTATCGATGGACCTCTTGCTCCAGTCGTTTCGGTAAGTCTCCATTTTTATGAGGAAAGTCCGATAGAGCGATGCCCAAAGCTCAAATCTCTTTTGAAAGAAATACGGGATTACGCCTCGGCAAAACTAGAAAATACAACGCTTAAAGATTTAGTATAA